In a single window of the Motilibacter peucedani genome:
- the aroC gene encoding chorismate synthase yields the protein MLRWITAGESHGPALTAVLEGLPAGVEVTTGDLAADLARRRLGYGRGARMSFEQDDVQLLGGVRHGLTQGGPVAVQVGNTEWPKWQQVMSADPVDADVLAGLARNAPLTRPRPGHADLVGMQKYAFDDARPILERASARETAARVALGTVARAFLRQALGAEVLSHVVRIGAATAPEGSVPGPGDLAAIDADPVRAFSPEASAAMVEQIDQAHKDGDTLGGVVEVVVHGLPPGLGSHVHWDRRIDARLAAALMGIQAIKGVEVGDGFLTAATPGSLAHDEIEHGPDGRVRRRTGHSGGTEGGMTTGEVLRVRAAMKPISTVPRALATIDTATGEPTRAHHQRSDVCAVPAAGVVAEAMVALVLADAALEKFGGDSLGETRRNATAYLETLRVK from the coding sequence GTGCTGCGCTGGATCACCGCCGGAGAGTCGCACGGCCCTGCCCTGACCGCCGTGCTCGAGGGCCTGCCCGCAGGCGTCGAGGTGACCACGGGCGACCTGGCGGCCGACCTCGCCCGCCGCCGCCTCGGCTACGGCCGCGGGGCGCGGATGAGCTTCGAGCAGGACGACGTCCAGCTGCTCGGAGGGGTCCGCCACGGGCTCACCCAGGGCGGCCCCGTCGCGGTCCAGGTCGGCAACACCGAGTGGCCCAAGTGGCAGCAGGTGATGTCGGCAGACCCGGTCGACGCCGACGTGCTCGCGGGGCTCGCGCGCAACGCACCCCTGACCCGCCCGCGACCCGGCCACGCCGACCTGGTCGGCATGCAGAAGTACGCGTTCGACGACGCCCGCCCGATCCTCGAGCGCGCCTCGGCGCGCGAGACCGCCGCGCGCGTCGCGCTCGGCACAGTCGCCCGCGCCTTCCTGCGCCAGGCCCTCGGCGCCGAGGTCCTCAGCCACGTCGTACGCATCGGTGCCGCCACCGCGCCCGAGGGCTCGGTCCCCGGGCCGGGCGACCTGGCCGCGATCGACGCCGACCCCGTGCGCGCGTTCTCGCCGGAGGCCAGCGCGGCGATGGTCGAGCAGATCGACCAGGCCCACAAGGACGGCGACACCCTCGGCGGGGTCGTCGAGGTCGTCGTCCACGGCCTGCCGCCGGGCCTCGGCAGCCACGTGCACTGGGACCGGCGCATCGACGCCCGGCTGGCCGCCGCCCTCATGGGCATCCAGGCGATCAAGGGCGTCGAGGTGGGCGACGGGTTCCTCACCGCGGCGACGCCGGGCTCGCTGGCCCACGACGAGATCGAGCACGGTCCCGACGGGCGCGTGCGCCGGCGCACCGGCCACTCGGGCGGCACCGAGGGCGGCATGACCACGGGCGAGGTGCTCCGCGTGCGTGCGGCGATGAAGCCGATCTCGACCGTGCCGCGCGCCCTGGCCACGATCGACACCGCGACCGGCGAGCCCACCCGGGCCCACCACCAGCGCAGCGACGTCTGCGCCGTGCCGGCAGCCGGTGTGGTCGCCGAGGCGATGGTGGCGCTCGTGCTCGCCGACGCCGCGCTCGAGAAGTTCGGCGGTGACTCGCTGGGCGAGACCCGTCGCAATGCCACTGCCTACCTCGAGACCCTCCGCGTCAAGTGA
- a CDS encoding shikimate kinase, which produces MSPLAVLTGPPGAGKTTVGTLLAESLAVGFRDTDADVEAVAGTTVAEIFFDKGEPAFRELEREAVAVALREHDGVLAVGGGAVLDEQTRAALRESGSPVVLLEVGISDAATRVGFNRDRPLLLGNPRQQWQKLLAARLPVYVEVATHRVVTDGRTPAEVVDEVVQALGVTR; this is translated from the coding sequence GTGAGTCCCCTCGCGGTGCTGACCGGCCCGCCCGGCGCCGGCAAGACCACGGTCGGCACGCTGCTGGCAGAGTCGCTGGCGGTGGGCTTCCGCGACACCGACGCCGACGTCGAGGCCGTCGCCGGCACCACCGTCGCCGAGATCTTCTTCGACAAGGGTGAGCCCGCCTTCCGCGAGCTCGAGCGCGAGGCCGTCGCGGTGGCGCTGCGCGAGCACGACGGCGTGCTGGCGGTCGGCGGGGGAGCGGTGCTCGACGAGCAGACGCGCGCCGCGCTGCGCGAGTCCGGCAGCCCGGTCGTCCTGCTCGAGGTCGGCATCTCCGACGCGGCCACCCGCGTCGGCTTCAACCGCGACCGCCCGCTGCTGCTCGGCAACCCGCGCCAGCAGTGGCAGAAGCTCCTGGCGGCGAGGCTGCCCGTCTACGTCGAGGTGGCCACGCACCGCGTCGTCACCGACGGCCGCACCCCGGCCGAGGTCGTCGACGAGGTAGTGCAAGCCCTGGGCGTGACGCGATGA
- the aroB gene encoding 3-dehydroquinate synthase, translated as MTPTRIRVEGESPYDVVVGSGLLGELPGLLGSGVQRVAVIHPHALAATGEAVRDDLAAQGYDAIAIDTPDAEEAKTAEVTAFCWSVLGQAGFTRSDAVVGVGGGATTDLAGFVAATWLRGVRVVHVPTTLLGMVDAAVGGKTGINTSEGKNLVGSFHPPAGVLCDLSTLDTLPRNDYVAGLAEVVKAGFIADPRILELVEADPEGAASPQGQHARELVERAIAVKARVVSADLREAGDREFLNYGHTLAHAIEKAERYQWRHGAAVSIGMVFAAELARLAGRLDDELADRHRSILTSVGLPVVYPKGAAAWPKLLDTMKVDKKSRGNLLRFIVLDGLARPGRLEGPDPALLAAAYAEVSE; from the coding sequence ATGACCCCCACCCGCATCCGGGTCGAGGGCGAGTCGCCCTACGACGTGGTGGTCGGCTCTGGTCTGCTCGGCGAGCTGCCAGGACTGCTCGGCAGCGGGGTGCAGCGGGTGGCCGTCATCCACCCGCACGCGCTGGCCGCCACGGGCGAGGCCGTGCGCGACGACCTGGCCGCCCAGGGCTACGACGCCATCGCCATCGACACGCCCGACGCCGAAGAGGCGAAGACGGCTGAGGTCACGGCGTTCTGCTGGTCGGTGCTCGGGCAGGCCGGCTTCACGCGCTCCGACGCCGTCGTCGGCGTCGGCGGGGGAGCGACCACCGACCTCGCGGGCTTCGTGGCAGCCACCTGGCTGCGCGGCGTACGCGTCGTGCACGTCCCGACCACGCTGCTCGGCATGGTCGACGCCGCCGTCGGCGGCAAGACCGGCATCAACACCTCCGAGGGCAAGAACCTCGTCGGCTCGTTCCACCCGCCGGCCGGCGTCCTGTGCGACCTCAGCACCCTGGACACCCTGCCGCGCAACGACTACGTCGCCGGCCTGGCCGAGGTGGTCAAGGCCGGGTTCATCGCCGACCCCCGCATCCTCGAGCTCGTCGAGGCCGACCCCGAGGGTGCGGCGTCACCGCAGGGCCAGCACGCGCGCGAGCTGGTCGAGCGCGCCATCGCCGTCAAGGCGCGCGTCGTCTCGGCCGACCTGCGCGAGGCCGGCGACCGCGAGTTCCTCAACTACGGCCACACGCTGGCGCACGCCATCGAGAAGGCCGAGCGATACCAGTGGCGGCACGGCGCGGCCGTCTCGATCGGCATGGTCTTCGCCGCCGAGCTGGCCCGCCTGGCCGGCCGGCTCGACGACGAGCTCGCCGACCGGCACCGCTCGATCCTCACCTCGGTCGGGCTGCCGGTGGTCTACCCGAAGGGTGCGGCCGCCTGGCCCAAGCTGCTCGACACGATGAAGGTCGACAAGAAGTCGCGGGGCAACCTGCTGCGCTTCATCGTGCTCGACGGGCTCGCCCGGCCCGGGCGGCTCGAGGGTCCCGACCCCGCGCTGCTGGCCGCGGCCTACGCGGAGGTGTCCGAGTGA
- the aroQ gene encoding type II 3-dehydroquinate dehydratase: protein MKVLVLNGPNLGRLGSREPEVYGSTTFADLVALCEGWAAELGIEADVRQTDDEATLVHWLHEAADSGTPVVLNPAAFTHYSYALRDACAQLDGRAPLVEVHITNPARREEFRHTSVVAGVATGTVAGFGVRSYELALRAVAPQG from the coding sequence GTGAAGGTGCTGGTGCTCAACGGCCCCAACCTCGGCCGGCTCGGCTCCCGCGAGCCGGAGGTCTACGGCTCGACGACGTTCGCCGACCTGGTCGCGCTGTGCGAGGGCTGGGCGGCCGAGCTCGGGATCGAGGCCGACGTGCGGCAGACCGACGACGAGGCCACCCTGGTCCACTGGCTGCACGAGGCCGCTGACTCAGGCACGCCGGTCGTGCTCAACCCGGCGGCCTTCACGCACTACTCCTACGCCCTGCGCGACGCCTGCGCCCAGCTCGACGGCCGGGCGCCGCTGGTCGAGGTGCACATCACCAACCCCGCACGCCGCGAGGAGTTCCGCCACACCAGCGTGGTCGCCGGTGTCGCCACCGGCACGGTGGCCGGGTTCGGTGTCCGCTCCTACGAGCTGGCGCTGCGCGCGGTCGCCCCGCAGGGCTGA
- a CDS encoding Ig-like domain-containing protein: MNTSRALRAVTLSAVLAVVGGVAVGVPSAGAASAPAPVPTATGGTGLTDTALTWGAVPGAVGYEVQVANTPDFDDKVLSGTAATTAWPVPTTVPAGDYDWRVRATTADGPGAWSDTETFTRSWDSAPSGTRVLQAADTPTVAWDPLPGASFYEVEFSSEPYDQNPSAMEGREDDRRWTCYTQHTVLSPYGAAAGTERLPGDEGNCTFASAGEDPRLETLRKDYDACDAQVTDAAGVTSPAYLTCRRAAVDKANATSPMAAHKFFPLVDLGTGTPLPWYWRVRGRNGSPDTTASPFDPAALSCTGVWNGAGGTRDSQGKVTMPIPSSVPKYAPTPECGSWSAVGSFFVQPTPADEVVTASVTGAGVSPLGASGSLTATPYFSWAPVDGAAKYRVYVSRTRDLRSADHVWETNGTSLSPYGSLADAPRLYWGVQACGWRICGQVTPMSFVKRATSPVKAQSLDATPAQWTLHWRTQSDSRAADAVVPATDSEAKAYQVQVALNGTAGPDWSKPAVDTTVDRVGLPGEPLTTSRASIDVSSLADGSYSWRVRALDEGGGAYPWSLGEPVYRDVSVPKAVVATTAGFAQTAPLAVSFTEPVVKASVTVTAAGRAVAGTVGGSGTSSWTFTPAKPWVTGQSYVLTATGGSDPAGNVAAPVTATLRAATTADAGTPALSAGRASKAWRSRTASDAVGKSFLVTSGKASLATTVVGTNVAVYACRSPRGGTVRIALDRKQVAVVDLYRGWSGCGLVWSKATKSGAHAVSLTALAAKDRRSAGTVVGIDAVTTR; the protein is encoded by the coding sequence ATGAACACGTCGCGAGCGCTGCGCGCCGTCACGCTCTCGGCCGTCCTGGCCGTGGTGGGCGGTGTGGCGGTGGGGGTGCCCTCCGCGGGCGCCGCCTCGGCCCCGGCGCCGGTGCCGACGGCCACGGGCGGCACCGGGTTGACCGACACCGCGCTGACCTGGGGCGCCGTCCCCGGTGCGGTGGGCTACGAGGTGCAGGTGGCCAACACCCCTGACTTCGACGACAAGGTGCTCTCGGGCACGGCGGCCACCACGGCGTGGCCCGTGCCGACGACGGTGCCCGCCGGCGACTACGACTGGCGCGTCCGCGCGACCACGGCCGACGGCCCGGGCGCGTGGAGCGACACCGAGACCTTCACCCGCAGCTGGGACTCCGCCCCCAGCGGCACCCGCGTGCTGCAGGCGGCCGACACGCCCACCGTGGCGTGGGACCCGCTGCCGGGCGCCTCGTTCTACGAGGTCGAGTTCAGCAGCGAGCCCTACGACCAGAACCCCTCGGCCATGGAGGGCCGCGAGGACGACCGGCGCTGGACCTGCTACACCCAGCACACCGTGCTCTCGCCCTACGGCGCGGCCGCCGGCACCGAGCGCCTGCCCGGTGACGAAGGGAACTGCACGTTCGCCTCTGCGGGCGAGGACCCCAGGCTCGAGACCCTGCGCAAGGACTACGACGCCTGTGACGCGCAGGTCACCGACGCCGCAGGCGTGACGAGCCCGGCCTACCTCACCTGCCGCCGGGCCGCGGTCGACAAGGCCAACGCCACGAGCCCGATGGCCGCCCACAAGTTCTTCCCCCTGGTCGACCTCGGCACCGGCACCCCGCTGCCGTGGTACTGGCGCGTACGCGGTCGCAACGGCTCCCCCGACACCACCGCCTCGCCGTTCGACCCTGCGGCCCTGTCGTGCACGGGCGTCTGGAACGGTGCGGGCGGCACGCGCGACTCGCAGGGCAAGGTGACGATGCCGATCCCGTCGTCGGTGCCGAAGTACGCACCGACGCCCGAGTGCGGCTCCTGGTCGGCAGTCGGCTCGTTCTTCGTCCAGCCCACGCCGGCCGACGAGGTCGTGACCGCGAGCGTGACCGGGGCCGGCGTGTCGCCGCTCGGCGCCTCCGGCAGCCTGACGGCCACGCCGTACTTCTCGTGGGCGCCGGTCGACGGTGCCGCGAAGTACCGCGTCTACGTCTCGCGCACCCGTGACCTGCGCTCGGCCGACCACGTGTGGGAGACCAACGGCACCAGCCTGTCGCCCTACGGCTCGCTCGCCGACGCGCCGCGCCTCTACTGGGGCGTGCAGGCCTGCGGCTGGCGCATCTGCGGCCAGGTCACGCCGATGTCGTTCGTCAAGCGGGCGACCTCGCCGGTGAAGGCGCAGTCGCTCGACGCGACTCCCGCGCAGTGGACGCTGCACTGGCGCACGCAGTCCGACAGCCGCGCTGCCGACGCGGTGGTGCCGGCGACCGACAGCGAGGCGAAGGCCTACCAGGTGCAGGTCGCGCTCAACGGCACCGCCGGCCCGGACTGGTCGAAGCCGGCCGTCGACACCACCGTCGACCGCGTCGGGCTGCCCGGTGAGCCGCTGACGACGAGCCGCGCGTCGATCGACGTGTCGTCGCTGGCGGACGGCAGCTACAGCTGGCGGGTCCGGGCGCTCGACGAGGGCGGCGGCGCCTACCCGTGGTCGCTCGGCGAGCCGGTCTACCGCGACGTCTCGGTGCCCAAGGCGGTCGTCGCCACCACGGCAGGATTCGCGCAGACCGCGCCCCTCGCCGTCTCGTTCACCGAGCCGGTGGTGAAGGCCAGTGTCACGGTGACCGCGGCCGGGCGCGCGGTCGCCGGCACCGTGGGCGGCTCGGGCACGAGCAGCTGGACGTTCACCCCCGCCAAGCCGTGGGTGACGGGGCAGAGCTACGTGCTGACCGCCACCGGCGGCTCGGACCCGGCCGGCAACGTCGCGGCTCCGGTCACCGCCACGCTTCGCGCGGCGACCACCGCCGACGCCGGCACGCCGGCCCTCTCGGCCGGCCGGGCGTCGAAGGCCTGGCGCTCCCGCACTGCCTCCGACGCCGTCGGCAAGTCGTTCCTGGTGACCTCGGGCAAGGCGTCGCTCGCGACGACCGTGGTCGGCACGAACGTCGCGGTGTACGCGTGCCGCAGCCCGCGCGGCGGCACCGTACGCATCGCCCTCGACCGCAAGCAGGTAGCGGTCGTCGACCTCTACCGCGGCTGGAGCGGTTGTGGTCTGGTGTGGTCCAAGGCGACGAAGAGCGGTGCCCACGCCGTGTCGCTGACGGCGCTCGCTGCCAAGGACCGCCGCTCCGCCGGCACCGTCGTCGGGATCGACGCGGTCACCACCCGCTGA
- a CDS encoding M24 family metallopeptidase: MPPLDRRNALRELLASAGLDAALVTSHSNVRYLTGFTGSNGAVLVSADGTDLLASDGRYVEQAREEAPDAEFVLDRAVAAGLLGRAARAGLTTVGFEAHEVSVELHGELVGLGPVLRPLGRAVEGLRTTKDDEELALLRTACELTDAALDELRDGVRVGATERELARRLETRFHELGADGAAFETIVAGGPNSAVPHHVPTDRPLEAGDLLKVDCGARYRGYCADTTRTWVVGAPPADWQRELHALVAAAQRAGIAALRPGADVRDVDAAARSVVEAAGHGEHFGHGLGHGVGLDIHEAPLLAATSEGRLSPRVPVTVEPGVYLPGRGGVRIEDVLLVRERPAGTTDEEPLPLTRTERDLLSVG; encoded by the coding sequence ATGCCGCCGCTGGACCGCCGCAACGCCCTGCGCGAGCTGCTCGCGAGCGCGGGGCTCGATGCCGCGCTGGTGACCTCGCACTCGAACGTCCGCTACCTCACCGGCTTCACGGGCTCGAACGGCGCCGTGCTCGTCAGCGCCGACGGGACCGACCTGCTGGCCTCCGACGGCCGCTACGTCGAGCAGGCCCGCGAGGAGGCGCCCGACGCGGAGTTCGTGCTCGACCGCGCGGTCGCCGCCGGGCTGCTGGGCCGCGCCGCCCGGGCCGGCCTCACCACGGTGGGCTTCGAGGCCCACGAGGTGAGCGTCGAGCTGCACGGCGAGCTGGTCGGGCTCGGGCCGGTGCTGCGCCCGCTGGGTCGCGCGGTCGAGGGCCTGCGCACGACCAAGGACGACGAGGAGCTCGCGCTGCTGCGCACGGCGTGCGAGCTGACCGACGCCGCGCTCGACGAGCTGCGCGACGGCGTACGCGTCGGTGCCACCGAGCGCGAGCTGGCCCGCCGCCTCGAGACCCGGTTCCACGAGCTGGGCGCCGACGGCGCCGCGTTCGAGACCATCGTCGCCGGCGGCCCGAACTCCGCCGTGCCGCACCACGTGCCGACCGACCGCCCGCTCGAGGCGGGCGACCTGCTCAAGGTCGACTGCGGCGCCCGCTACCGCGGCTACTGCGCCGACACGACGCGCACGTGGGTGGTGGGCGCGCCGCCCGCCGACTGGCAGCGCGAGCTGCACGCGCTGGTGGCCGCCGCCCAGCGCGCCGGGATCGCCGCGCTGCGCCCGGGGGCCGACGTCCGCGACGTCGACGCCGCCGCCCGCTCGGTGGTCGAGGCGGCCGGTCACGGCGAGCACTTCGGCCACGGGCTGGGCCACGGCGTGGGCCTCGACATCCACGAGGCGCCGCTGCTGGCGGCCACCAGCGAGGGTAGGCTGTCGCCCCGTGTTCCTGTGACCGTGGAGCCCGGGGTCTACCTGCCGGGCCGGGGCGGCGTGCGGATCGAGGACGTGCTCCTCGTGCGCGAGCGCCCGGCTGGCACCACGGACGAGGAGCCGCTGCCGCTCACGCGCACCGAGAGGGACCTCCTCTCCGTGGGCTGA
- the efp gene encoding elongation factor P has product MATSNDLKNGLVLNIDGQLWTVIEFQHVKPGKGGAFVRSKLKNVMSGKVVDRTFNAGVKVETATVDKRDMQYLYKDGADFVFMDTDSYEQLHIPAATVGGSADYLLENQEAMVAIHEGTPLYVELPASVELVIEYTEPGLQGDRSTGGTKPARLETGAEIAVPLFITSGEKVKVDTRDGSYLGRVSS; this is encoded by the coding sequence GTGGCAACGTCGAACGATCTCAAGAACGGCCTGGTGCTGAACATCGACGGCCAGCTGTGGACGGTCATCGAGTTCCAGCACGTCAAGCCGGGCAAGGGCGGCGCCTTCGTTCGCAGCAAGCTCAAGAACGTGATGTCCGGCAAGGTGGTCGACCGCACGTTCAACGCGGGCGTGAAGGTCGAGACCGCGACCGTCGACAAGCGCGACATGCAGTACCTCTACAAGGACGGCGCCGACTTCGTCTTCATGGACACCGACTCCTACGAGCAGCTGCACATCCCCGCAGCCACCGTGGGCGGCTCGGCCGACTACCTGCTGGAGAACCAGGAGGCGATGGTCGCGATCCACGAGGGCACGCCGCTCTACGTCGAGCTGCCCGCCTCGGTCGAGCTCGTGATCGAGTACACCGAGCCCGGTCTGCAGGGCGACCGCTCCACCGGCGGCACCAAGCCCGCGCGCCTCGAGACCGGCGCCGAGATCGCTGTCCCGCTGTTCATCACCTCCGGCGAGAAGGTCAAGGTGGACACGCGCGACGGGTCCTACCTGGGCCGCGTCAGCTCCTGA
- the nusB gene encoding transcription antitermination factor NusB, translated as MSARHKARKRALDVLYESEARSRDPLTTLTERRARNTDLGPEDEDYAVELVRGVVGARDRIDALLGEHAVGWELDRMPAVDRAILRIGAYEVLERDDVPDEVALAEAVALAEELSTEDSPQFVNGLLGKLARVKP; from the coding sequence ATGTCCGCCCGCCACAAGGCCCGCAAGCGGGCGCTCGACGTGCTCTACGAGTCCGAGGCCCGCTCGCGCGACCCGCTCACCACGCTGACCGAGCGCCGGGCGCGCAACACCGACCTCGGGCCCGAGGACGAGGACTACGCGGTCGAGCTCGTACGCGGCGTCGTGGGCGCCCGCGACCGCATCGACGCGCTGCTCGGGGAGCACGCGGTCGGCTGGGAGCTCGACCGCATGCCCGCGGTCGACCGCGCCATCCTGCGGATCGGCGCCTACGAGGTGCTCGAGCGCGACGACGTGCCCGACGAGGTCGCCCTCGCCGAGGCGGTCGCGCTCGCCGAGGAGCTCTCCACCGAGGACTCGCCGCAGTTCGTCAACGGGCTGCTCGGCAAGCTCGCGCGCGTCAAGCCCTAG
- the bldD gene encoding transcriptional regulator BldD, which translates to MASDYGRALGARLRAIRTQQGLSLHGVEEKSDGRWKAVVVGSYERGDRAVTVQRLAELADFYSVPVSELLPESAPGGAAEPPPRLVIDLERLGSVPAEKAGPLARYAATIQSQRGDYNGRVLSIRQDDLRTLAVIYDQSPSVLTEQLITWGVLNPEARRAVSDD; encoded by the coding sequence ATGGCGAGTGACTACGGGCGTGCACTGGGTGCACGGCTGAGGGCGATCCGCACTCAGCAGGGGCTGTCGCTGCACGGGGTGGAGGAGAAGAGCGACGGGCGCTGGAAGGCGGTCGTCGTGGGCTCGTACGAGCGCGGCGACCGGGCGGTCACCGTCCAGCGGCTCGCCGAGCTGGCCGACTTCTACAGCGTGCCGGTCAGCGAGCTGCTGCCCGAGAGCGCGCCCGGCGGCGCCGCGGAGCCCCCGCCCCGGCTGGTCATCGACCTCGAGCGCCTCGGGTCGGTGCCGGCCGAGAAGGCCGGCCCGCTCGCGCGCTACGCGGCGACGATCCAGAGCCAGCGCGGCGACTACAACGGACGCGTCCTCTCGATCCGCCAGGACGACCTGCGCACGCTCGCGGTGATCTACGACCAGTCGCCCAGCGTCCTGACCGAGCAGCTCATCACCTGGGGCGTGCTCAACCCGGAGGCGCGGCGCGCCGTCAGCGACGACTGA
- the pyrR gene encoding bifunctional pyr operon transcriptional regulator/uracil phosphoribosyltransferase PyrR codes for MSTVLDAGDIDRALSRIAHEVIERTRGADDLVLLGIPTRGVELARRLGERIAAFSGSPVPVGSLDITMYRDDLRLRAARALEHTDIPAGGVGGRLVLLVDDVLFSGRTVRAALTALDDVGRPRAVQLAVLVDRGHRELPIRADYVGKNLPTSLRERVLVRVAGTDGADEVVIAPSGGSEEPGEAPAGEASA; via the coding sequence GTGTCCACCGTGCTCGACGCAGGTGACATCGACCGCGCGCTCTCGCGCATCGCCCACGAGGTCATCGAGCGCACCAGAGGCGCCGACGACCTGGTCCTGCTCGGCATCCCCACGCGCGGGGTCGAGCTGGCCCGCCGCCTCGGCGAGCGGATCGCCGCCTTCTCCGGTTCCCCGGTGCCGGTCGGCAGCCTCGACATCACGATGTACCGCGACGACCTGCGCCTGCGCGCGGCCCGCGCCCTCGAGCACACCGACATCCCCGCGGGCGGCGTCGGCGGTCGGCTGGTGCTGCTGGTCGACGACGTGCTCTTCTCCGGCCGCACGGTCCGCGCCGCGCTCACCGCGCTCGACGACGTCGGCCGCCCCCGAGCGGTGCAGCTGGCCGTGCTGGTCGACCGGGGCCACCGCGAGCTGCCGATCCGCGCCGACTACGTCGGCAAGAACCTGCCCACCTCGCTGCGCGAGCGCGTCCTGGTGCGGGTGGCCGGCACCGACGGCGCCGACGAGGTCGTGATCGCCCCGTCGGGCGGGTCGGAGGAGCCCGGCGAGGCACCGGCGGGGGAGGCCTCGGCATGA
- a CDS encoding aspartate carbamoyltransferase catalytic subunit, which produces MRHLVSAGDLSRDQALLVLDTAREMAALQQREIKKLPTLRGRTVVNLFYEDSTRTRISFEAAAKRLSADVINFSAKGSSVSKGESLKDTALTLQAMGADAVVVRHSASGAAHRLAATGWVDGAIVNAGDGTHEHPTQALLDAYTMRERLGGDLAGRRVLIVGDVLHSRVARSNVLLLATLGAQVVLAAPPTLLPVGVEQWPCETTYDLDPQLAKADVVMALRVQRERMTEAFFPSAREYSRRYGLDAARAAVLQDGAIVMHPGPMNRGVEITAEVADSARSTIVEQVANGVSVRMAVLYLLLGGALQTGSDPRA; this is translated from the coding sequence ATGAGGCACCTCGTCTCCGCCGGCGACCTCAGCCGCGACCAGGCGCTGCTGGTGCTCGACACCGCGCGCGAGATGGCGGCGCTGCAGCAGCGCGAGATCAAGAAGCTGCCGACGCTGCGCGGGCGGACCGTCGTCAACCTGTTCTACGAGGACTCCACCCGCACGCGCATCTCGTTCGAGGCGGCCGCCAAGCGGCTCTCGGCCGACGTCATCAACTTCAGCGCCAAGGGCTCGAGCGTCTCCAAGGGCGAGAGCCTCAAGGACACCGCGCTGACCCTGCAGGCGATGGGCGCCGACGCCGTCGTGGTGCGCCACAGCGCCAGCGGGGCGGCCCACCGCCTGGCCGCGACCGGCTGGGTCGACGGCGCCATCGTCAACGCCGGCGACGGGACCCACGAGCACCCCACGCAGGCGCTGCTCGACGCCTACACCATGCGCGAGCGCCTCGGCGGAGACCTGGCCGGGCGCCGCGTCCTGATCGTCGGCGACGTCCTGCACAGCCGCGTCGCCCGCTCCAACGTGCTGCTGCTCGCGACGCTGGGCGCGCAGGTCGTGCTCGCCGCCCCGCCGACGCTGCTGCCCGTCGGGGTGGAGCAGTGGCCGTGCGAGACGACCTACGACCTCGACCCGCAGCTCGCCAAGGCCGACGTCGTGATGGCGCTGCGCGTGCAGCGCGAGCGCATGACCGAGGCGTTCTTCCCCTCGGCGCGTGAGTACTCCCGACGCTACGGCCTCGACGCGGCCCGCGCCGCCGTCCTCCAGGACGGCGCGATCGTCATGCACCCGGGGCCCATGAACCGCGGCGTCGAGATCACCGCCGAGGTCGCCGACTCGGCCCGCTCGACCATCGTCGAGCAGGTCGCCAACGGCGTGAGCGTGCGGATGGCCGTCCTCTACCTCCTGCTCGGAGGAGCCCTGCAGACCGGGAGCGACCCGCGCGCATGA